One part of the Thermodesulfovibrio sp. 3462-1 genome encodes these proteins:
- a CDS encoding acetylornithine transaminase, protein MEAREIIEFTEKFLMPTYARFPVVLRKGKGVRVWDVNGKEYIDCLAGIAVNVLGHCPRKVVIAVQKQVQRLIHVSNLYYTEPQTKLAKILIENSFADRVFFCNSGTEANEGALKLARIYMKNKFGEQRYEFIAAENSFHGRSFGSLSVTGQEKYHHGFEPLLPGVKFVPFNDAEAIERAITEKTCAVILEPIQAEGGIYVPDEEYFKKVRQVCDKYQILLILDEIQTGIGRTGKLFAYEHFEIQPDIMTLAKGLGGGIPIGAILAKEEIAQAFAPKTHASTFGGNPVACAAAVATLETVLEDGYLLDYCQRISKYFIKKLKALQEKYPETIKEIRGIGLLIGVQLKQNALSVVKKCMEKGLLIGLAGDGSVIRFTPPLIIEKDDIDEAICIFDKALREVTQ, encoded by the coding sequence ATGGAAGCCAGAGAAATTATAGAATTCACTGAAAAATTTCTAATGCCAACCTATGCAAGATTTCCTGTTGTTTTGAGAAAGGGCAAGGGTGTAAGAGTCTGGGATGTCAATGGAAAAGAATATATTGATTGTCTCGCTGGAATTGCTGTAAATGTGCTTGGACATTGTCCGAGAAAAGTTGTAATTGCAGTCCAAAAACAGGTTCAGAGATTGATACATGTATCAAATCTTTATTACACAGAGCCTCAGACAAAACTTGCAAAAATTTTAATTGAAAACTCCTTTGCAGACAGAGTTTTTTTCTGTAATTCTGGAACTGAAGCAAATGAGGGTGCTCTTAAACTTGCAAGAATATACATGAAAAATAAATTTGGTGAACAACGCTATGAATTTATTGCAGCAGAAAATTCTTTTCATGGAAGAAGTTTTGGAAGCCTCAGTGTAACAGGACAGGAAAAATATCATCACGGATTTGAGCCATTACTTCCTGGAGTAAAATTTGTTCCCTTCAATGATGCTGAAGCTATAGAAAGAGCTATAACAGAGAAAACTTGTGCTGTAATTCTTGAACCCATTCAGGCAGAGGGTGGAATTTATGTTCCTGATGAAGAGTATTTTAAAAAAGTAAGACAAGTATGTGACAAATATCAGATTCTTCTCATCCTTGATGAAATTCAGACAGGAATTGGTAGAACAGGCAAACTTTTTGCCTATGAACACTTTGAAATACAACCTGACATTATGACTCTTGCGAAAGGTCTTGGCGGAGGAATCCCTATTGGAGCAATACTTGCAAAGGAAGAAATTGCTCAGGCTTTTGCTCCGAAAACCCATGCCTCTACATTTGGAGGAAATCCAGTTGCCTGTGCTGCTGCAGTGGCCACTCTTGAGACAGTTCTTGAAGATGGCTATCTTCTGGATTACTGTCAAAGAATTTCAAAATATTTTATAAAAAAGTTAAAGGCGTTACAGGAAAAATATCCAGAAACAATTAAAGAAATAAGAGGAATAGGACTTTTAATTGGTGTGCAGTTAAAGCAAAATGCTCTTTCAGTTGTTAAAAAATGTATGGAAAAGGGACTTTTAATAGGACTGGCAGGAGACGGCTCTGTAATAAGATTTACTCCTCCATTGATAATTGAAAAGGATGATATTGATGAAGCAATCTGTATTTTTGATAAAGCACTGAGAGAGGTCACACAGTGA
- a CDS encoding 5-formyltetrahydrofolate cyclo-ligase, whose amino-acid sequence MKKEIRKKMLELRSKIPQDLKIRKDEKIALNFINFLKERHVKSVLLYASFGSEVDTWRIFEYCKKLSIKTAFPKVKEKFLEIYWVKERSELAKGYKSILEPCNAQKAQIDDIEVIAVPGLAFDKNCFRIGYGGGFYDRLLSKKKGLAAGLAYEEQVLDQLPLESHDIKVDLIITDERVINCG is encoded by the coding sequence GTGAAAAAAGAAATCAGAAAAAAAATGCTTGAACTAAGAAGCAAAATTCCGCAAGATTTAAAAATCAGAAAGGATGAAAAAATTGCTTTAAATTTTATTAACTTTTTGAAAGAAAGGCACGTAAAATCTGTCCTTCTTTACGCTTCCTTTGGAAGTGAAGTTGATACATGGAGAATTTTTGAATACTGTAAAAAACTTTCAATAAAAACCGCTTTCCCTAAGGTAAAGGAAAAATTTTTAGAAATCTACTGGGTAAAGGAACGCTCTGAACTGGCTAAAGGTTATAAATCAATTCTTGAGCCCTGTAATGCTCAAAAAGCCCAGATTGATGATATTGAAGTTATTGCTGTGCCTGGGTTGGCTTTTGACAAAAACTGCTTCAGAATTGGATATGGCGGAGGTTTTTATGATAGACTTCTTTCTAAGAAAAAAGGACTGGCAGCAGGCTTAGCCTATGAAGAGCAGGTTTTAGATCAATTACCTCTGGAATCGCATGATATAAAAGTTGATTTAATAATAACTGATGAGAGGGTGATAAACTGTGGTTAA
- the folE gene encoding GTP cyclohydrolase I FolE produces the protein MVNREKIKKGVRLIIEGIGEDPERDGIKDTPERIARMYEEIFKGLEPPEEELLKCIEGETHDEMVLLKNIPFYSVCEHHFLPFFGYAHIAYIPDGRIVGLSELPRAVDYLAKRPQIQERLTKELANLIMEKLRPKGCMVVIEAEHLCMSMRGIKKPGAKTITSAVRGIFRRSQKTRQEALELINKDK, from the coding sequence GTGGTTAATAGAGAAAAAATTAAAAAAGGCGTAAGACTTATTATTGAAGGAATTGGAGAAGACCCTGAAAGAGATGGGATCAAGGATACTCCTGAGCGTATTGCAAGAATGTATGAAGAAATCTTTAAAGGTCTTGAACCTCCAGAGGAAGAGTTACTCAAATGCATTGAAGGTGAAACTCATGATGAAATGGTTCTTTTAAAAAATATACCCTTTTACTCAGTTTGTGAACATCATTTCTTACCATTTTTTGGATATGCCCATATTGCCTATATTCCAGATGGAAGAATTGTAGGATTAAGTGAACTTCCCAGAGCAGTTGACTATCTTGCAAAGAGACCACAGATTCAGGAAAGGCTTACAAAGGAACTTGCAAATCTCATCATGGAAAAATTAAGACCTAAAGGATGCATGGTTGTTATTGAAGCAGAGCATCTCTGTATGAGCATGAGAGGAATAAAAAAACCTGGTGCGAAAACGATTACTTCAGCTGTAAGAGGTATTTTCAGAAGAAGTCAAAAAACCAGACAGGAAGCCCTGGAATTAATAAATAAGGATAAATAG
- the folD gene encoding bifunctional methylenetetrahydrofolate dehydrogenase/methenyltetrahydrofolate cyclohydrolase FolD: protein MSTEIINGKLLASKIKEELKKEVENLKNKGINPCLAVLLVGENKASQKYVSFKEKTCGELGIESLVFRLPDDADEANIIKLINELNENSQVNGILVQLPLPKHLNQQKILEKINPFKDVDGFTPYCLGRLLVDTPLFIPCTPKGVLRMLDEYKIKIEGKNAVVIGRSIIVGKPLSLLLLKRNATVTVCHSKTKELHEITKKADILCVAIGKERFINSCMIKEGAVVIDIGINVTADGKVTGDVDFDEVKQKASYITPVPGGVGPMTIAMLMENTIYAVKLQRGLL, encoded by the coding sequence ATGAGCACAGAGATTATTAATGGAAAACTTCTTGCTAGTAAAATCAAAGAAGAATTAAAAAAAGAAGTAGAAAATTTAAAAAACAAAGGAATTAATCCATGTCTTGCTGTGCTGCTTGTTGGTGAAAATAAAGCAAGTCAAAAATATGTTTCTTTTAAGGAAAAAACCTGTGGGGAATTGGGTATTGAAAGTTTAGTTTTCAGACTACCTGATGATGCAGATGAAGCAAATATAATTAAACTCATTAATGAGTTAAATGAAAACTCTCAGGTAAATGGAATACTTGTCCAGCTGCCTCTACCAAAACATTTAAATCAGCAAAAAATTTTAGAAAAAATAAATCCCTTTAAAGATGTGGACGGCTTTACTCCTTATTGTCTTGGAAGACTATTAGTTGATACTCCTTTATTTATTCCGTGTACACCAAAAGGTGTTTTAAGAATGCTTGATGAATATAAAATCAAGATCGAAGGTAAGAATGCTGTTGTTATTGGAAGAAGCATAATTGTTGGTAAGCCTCTTTCTTTGCTTTTATTGAAGAGAAATGCCACTGTCACAGTCTGCCACAGTAAGACAAAAGAGCTTCATGAGATAACAAAGAAAGCTGATATTTTATGTGTTGCCATAGGAAAGGAAAGATTTATAAACTCTTGCATGATAAAAGAAGGTGCAGTAGTTATTGACATTGGAATAAATGTTACAGCTGATGGGAAAGTTACAGGAGATGTTGATTTTGATGAAGTAAAACAAAAGGCTTCCTACATAACACCAGTTCCGGGAGGAGTTGGACCAATGACAATAGCAATGCTTATGGAAAACACAATTTATGCTGTAAAACTGCAACGAGGCTTGCTATGA